The sequence AGATGTCTATCTGATGTTCTCTAgattattattgatttgtcGGTGAATTAGACATCTGGTCATTTACTTATTGGTTCCTCCTGCCATAATTTGTCCAGTTTGGGTTTGTTAGCTTCTTCACCACTTGTATTACCCATGAAAATACTGAAAACTCACATGTCTTGTCTATATGCTTGCACACGTGAGTACTAGATTTCAATTGATTGGAAGAAGCTTTTTAACACATTACTTCCTACAGTCGTTTGCCATAATGTGATCACTACATCCGGGAGTGGTCCTGAGATCATCTAATATTGTTGTTGTAATATCAGAAAGGGTGCATCTGATATAATTTTCCTAATATTACCAGATCATGGCAATTGGGACACTAGCTTTGTGCTACAACAACATTCAAGTCTTCAGAGGTGTTGTAAAAATGAGACGTGGTAAGATgacttttttcactttctctCCTCACACTAAGAATCAGATCTGCTTTGATGAATGCAGTACggtttctttcaatttctttattctttttctcgtCATGAATCGAGGTGCCTTGTGGGCTGTCAAAGTGTCGAAGGGCGTATTTAGtagtgaaaagaaaattacaatcatGAAAGATAAATACATGTGTGGGAAAAAAAAGGGTTTTCAATCCTGCTGCATTTGGATTAGCTTTGTGTTGGCCTATGATTTACTGACACCATTTTTCACTGGTTCTGAGCTTCTCTATGATCTTGGACATGATACCAGCTCTCAGCTgaattcatctttttttttttttttttgacagaattcaaattgaatttcagATTaggtatatatacatgtagaAAAACATTGGGGTCCCTTTCCTAGAATTTGACAAAAGTTGACATTGTGGTTTAGCTTTCAGAATGTTAATCTTCTAGACCATTGCAATTTTTTGTGCTAGGTAGCATTCTGTAGTTTTCCGTGTTTCATTTCATATTCATTTCTTCTGGATACTAATTACTTCTGTTTTGTTTCTCTGTCCTAGGTCTAACTGCAAAAGTTATTGACCGAACTAAAACAATGACGGACGTGTATGGAGCTTTTTACGATTTTTCTCGTATGCTAAAATCAAAGGTACAATGCTTCTTTGGGCCAAGAAGCCAGTTTGGCTGTTATCTATGGACTCCAACCTGATGCCATATTCTGTTCTTGGGGTTTCAATATATTCTGATAAACTGACGTAACTTTCCCATATATGATGCCATATAATAGGTTTTACAGCCAGGGTCCAAGAtatatttacagaaaaattaagaaattattttaccttTAATACTTGCtattgaaattgaatatagGTTAATGCATACACCACAATTTAGATTGAAACTGGTAATTTGTTCcttcaaaaaatttactttagaTATAGTTCCAATCTATCTATTTCTGCATTCTAAAAATCTCACCAAATTTACAGAGTTCTGTGTCTTGGTCATGATGTGTCATTGGATGCCTACCTCCAGGAATCTGAATTCCttcaatttgataataaaatgttaaaatattgaatgattTTCCTTTCTAAGAGTGTAAGATTTTAGATAAGGTGGTCGTTTAATATGGTATTAGACTAGGCCAAACAAGAGATTTCCGGTTCAAATCTCATTTCCAAGTgtgttaagatattaaatattaaatgtctctaacattttaaacttttagatgAGGTGGTTGTTTAACATAAAAATGGATTAGAGTTTGATTTTGAATGCCAGCAGATTTCTGTATAcaatttgtgaaatttgttAGAATGTTAACCACTCTTGTACATAAGGATTACAAATTGCAAAATACAATGATATTGAgtgtgatttttgttttcctgATTGGCGAGGACGCGTTCCTGTTTGCTGAAAAAACCTTCTGCCTCCTGGACTTTCTAGGTTGACGATGCTGATCCTAATgctaaaaagacaaaagagaACTTGGAAGCAATCCTGAAAATCTGCAGGGACTCTGGAACCTTAAGCCAAAGGTAAGCTTGgttaatctctctctctccctctctcctTCAACAAACTAATTGCCCTTTTAACAAATTCTGAGCGACCTTCTTCATTTTTACCAGGAAATCTTACATAATCCAGAGCAAGCCCCAATACAATGCAACTTTGGTAAGTATTCAGTGCCTTCTTTGCTGATTATTTACTCAAGAAGCGATCTGTCCAAACGGATAATTCTCTAAtcctcaatttttattttgtaatgcaGATAGCTctcatcttcatcattttGGCTCTTCTTTTGGCATACCTATCTGCAACTCGACCAACTAATATCTGTAAGTTTCTTTCTATAAAAATGTAGTAACCATGAGTATGAGAAAAGATTTTAAGCTTCTCGCTCATATTTTGCTCTCAATAATTGCAGGATTGGGTTTTCAACCTTTGGAAAACGCTACTTATTATAGTTACCTATACAAGGCAATTCCTAAAATAAAGAATCTCTGGGGTACCACAATCAGATGGTGATGATATGAATTTCACAACTTAAGCATTGGAGCGAGCGGGCCTATTACACAAATAAACTTAACGAATGTTGCCTAGTTTTCTTGTGTATTGGTATCCCCGACATGTATCTCAGCAATAGTCCAGGAAAGAGCTCCAGCTTATGTTAAAGCTGAAGGATGTGTAGTTTCGttccttttcatttaaaaGTTTGTACTTAGACATGcaaaagtatattttacaTCCCTTACGTCTGctgtatgaaaattttcagagtgattaaacttgtaattttgtgcACAAGTAAATATGATCTACGAATTGATTGTAATTTCACCCAAAATTTTGGATGTCTGAGGTCGGCTTGATGCTGGCTCGCTATTTCCCGAAATTTGGAATGCCAACTAAAAGCAATTAACTAGTAAGAACAAAGTTAATGCACCAAAACTTCATATTATCTTTTCCCTATGGTACCAGCTTATTTATAAGAATCTCGTTTTCATGTCTAGGTCAAACTACAAATTGTCTTCTGCCTCTTCCAGGTTGCATCAGAAGAAACGGCAACTGGTAAACAATACAAAGCACAAAGCAtctgaagaaaaattatgtacGAAGAGTCTCAATAACTATAAAATCATGCTTCTTTAAAAAGACACTATCATGTAACTAGAAGTCCGTGTCTAATGTatattcaaaaagaaaatagagagagagaggctgAATTTGGGACATttcaattgattataaaacAAATGATAAGGCTTTtcaaggaaagaaaagaagtctGGAAACAGCAGACAATATGTCAATCTGTAAAATTGACTGCAGGCCAGAAAGCAGCAGGAGAATGCTCTTTTGCTGTAGGGGCAAAGCTTGAGTATCTCTGCATCTCCAAGATAAAAGAGATACAGAAGTGCATGTTGAAACACAAAACAGCACCACGGGAGTTCAGAAAACTTCAGCTACCTTGCTTGCAAGTACACGCTCGCGTCTCTCAATGTATCCAAAAGGAAACCAACCGGCTTTGCCTTTGCATTCACCTTCAGCCCACCCGTTATTTGAAACCTTGAAAGGACAGAAAAGATATATCAGCTAGAGACCTACAATTAGATGGTCGCATGAAATCCAGCAATGAGAAGAGATAAGAAGGGATTTACAGCTTCATAGTGAACAGGGGGATCAGGAAATGAAGTTATTTTAGTCAAAAGGGAAACTGAAAGATCTATTACTCAAAACAAAGACTAGCAAACCTTTCGAACGACAATATAGTCTCCAATTGACAAATTAAGCTCCACATCAGATTCAGCTTGGTATGAGTACATGACCTGTTGTAGAAGCAATGAACAATGGAAAGTATTAAACAGCTGCTCTCATGTGCTGTCAGCGGCAATTGCACTAGCTCATCTATCGTCTTAATTAGTCATTTATTACCTCCCCAAGAAAGTAGCCCATGTTATCAGTTGATCCATTCTGCGCTGGTGAAGTAGACACCCCATTTGCATCTTCATATGATGGAGGTGCAGAAGTATTGTCCACACGAGGACTAGGAGCTGCTTCAATTCTTTGGCATTCAGATATCATCTGAACAAAAGATATAGTCGTCATGTGTTTAAGATTACAAAGCTTAAAATATGACAAGACAGAATTTGCTTCTGCTCatatttgaagtttttttGACATTATGCCTACCTCGCCTTCTAGCTGATCAAGTATTTGAAGAACTCGTTGATGGTAAGCACGTTCTGCTTCAACCTTGAACATACAGCAGGACAAATCAGAAAGTTTGCAAGTTTTGTAGGAACTTTCACTTATGCTACTTGAAATTGCAGACTGTGTTACCATGGCTGTCAGTCGTTGCAGTGTCAACCTTTGTTGTTGATCTTCAACAGCAGCCAATGCTGAAGCAGCTTCTTTACCCAGTACAGCAACGTTGGACTTCAAATCTTGCAATTTAGCTTCGGCTGCTTCAAGTTTGGAAGCTAAGTCTGGATGGTCATTTCCTTCTCTAACTTTTGCTTGTCTTCTGGCAACTTCAAAAGCCTATCTAGGTTCAACAATATAAAACTAAGGGGCAGCCTCACTCCAAAGAAGCTGCCTATATCTCAACATTAATGAGATGGAGGCAATTTACATGATGTACATGACAAGAAGTACCAAAAGTACCTGAGCTTCCGCATCTTGTCTCATTCTATCATATCGTTGAGCAAGATGACGGGCATCATCCAGTGGAGCTCCCATTACCATAGCTCTTAATGGTTCAGTCACCTGATACACAAGACGTCAGACATTCACTGAtagaagatgaagatggatCAAACCAACAGTCTAGAAGGCAGACCATTGAAATGGAGGGAAGAAGATAGAAAATAACTTCATATTTTGTCACTATATCCAGGAGTAACCGAAAACTATCAACATTATTTATCTTATGGAAAAGTTTGGTCAAGATGCAGGTTCATACTTGCATCTCTGATCTAGTTAAAACAGAAATAGGACAGAATCAAATGCGCAGTAAGCAACAACCGCCTTCAAGACTCAACTCCATAGTGGATTAAAGAGAATTGTCTCCGAGaagtataaaaaatgcaacagACACACATTGGCCTGATATCATCCATAAAGATTAACAACGGCAGTATCCTGTTAGCAGGCTGTGGGTCATTCTGCAAAATTTCCTGCAGAACTTATCACAAGAATAGATATGCTAGGGCATGATGCCTGATCAATCACCCAGCATTTTGGAGATGTTGGGAAAAAGTGTATTACGACCTGTGTCCCAAGCGCTTTCAACAGATCTCCACGCTCTTTCTCCATTTGAGCACGAGCTCTTGCAAAATTCGATGCAGCTTTTGATAATGTATTACCACTGGTGCATGTATTCTGAACACCATACTTTCTGCTATCTTCTGACATTTTAGTTCCTGAAAGAAAGGGGCATATAGAGAGGATCAACATACTCGTACCTGGTAAGAATTACagtacaaaaatgaaaatgaagatggTTTTTCATTGTTCAGCAAATTACCTATTTCAATTTGTTTGGATCCTATAACTATACAGCCTTCAATGCCACGAACAATGTCCCTTTGGAAATGCTGAAGAGTAGAAGAAAAGGACATATTTCAATCCGAGAACACGAATTGTGGTCAATATGACAATATCATCATAAATTAACTGTAGCTACTAATGGATTCAGAGTGTTCAAAGAATCAGTTGTCGATCAAGCTTCAAAAGTCTGCAGGTGTGAGCATGATTTGCACCGCCTTGCCCCGTTACCAACACAAATGGTCCCCAAATAAGATTTAAATGAGGAAAAGTGACCTTGGCAGCACGAGTAGATATGTATAGCTTTTCCAACTTCTTGTGCTGCCGGAGCTCAGCATCATTATTCATGATAACATCTGTATCTCCATACGCACCGAACTGCCTTAGAACAGCCTGAATTCAACTCAACAATATCATGCTACTTTTTCAAGTACTAAACAAGAACACTTCACGACAGATAAGTAGAGTAGTAAAAGAAAGATGAAGTCAATGCAACACAAAGCCACACCGGTATAAGCTTAAGCAATAAGTTGAACTGAGACGAGTTCAGATTTGTCATCCAGTAAACCAAATTTAGATCCCCTGCTCAAAATAAATCCACACAAACAGACATGAATACTCACAGAAATTAGCAGTCAAAGTGGCACATTATCCTgatatcaattattaaatttgcttTTGCAGACAAATGAAAAATGTAGAGTCAGATGTTTCATATGACTTGGCTGGACATACTCTCAACATTTTCTTAAAACCTGATTTATCAAAGTGATTACAGGCACACGCAGATGACTTGGTTGGACACATACTCGCAACAGCGATATCAACATTTTCTTAAAACCTGATTTCATccaaaatataatgaaataaataaacgtCAGAGAACCTAAATCAAAGTGATTACACGCACACGCAAAACCGCCGAACTTCAAATGGAAATgataggaaaagaaaaatgagaaacgAATTCAACTTTGACGCACAAAACTATACCGAATCATGAAAAATGCATTGAACTTTAAAGCAATCATACcgaaatatcaacaaattcatacAAGTTTGAAGCACAAAGTTATAACGAAACATCAACAATTGACGAAGATCTGAAATCACCGTGTTATTTAAAAACGCGCCACTGATCCGATTATGTTTGCGTACAAATTCTAGTTCAGAAACATGCAGACATGCCACGCAATGTGTAGAGAGAGACATATATACAGTACCTGCTGCTGCCTGGCTACCTGTTCTCGTAGCCTGGAGGCTTGCTTTCTGATGGCTTCCATTAACGAATCGATCAATACCTCTCAATGTGTGCGTTTACAGCTGAGATGTTCTAATCTCAAGTAGAGCATCAGGAGAGCCGTCTCATCGCTCGTAAAAAATGAGACTcggaatttgatttgatttttggcttgctaattttgaattaatggCCACTTTTTCTATTCTGGGAGGCAACAGAAAAGCAAAactaataaaacaaacaaagacaaaacgcattcaatatttgttttttgattttttatattttatttatgtactttttatttttaaactttttatatataatatataaacacacttatttatctttattttttctctcaatctccaaaatactaaaataaagcattccaaaaacaaatccaaacacaagcattatgtttggttttgttgttgaagtgttttgttttgtgttttggagatagagacagaaaaatagaaataaataagtgtatgtctgaaattgattgtatgtttagatttatttttagaggtaatttaaaatactttaaaataaatggtgtATGTTTATTGTtaggatttgggagacaaaatcactgtttattgtcaaattatgtattttttatatattatatatatataaatatgtatacatataaatattgtatgtttaatgttgtattttttagaaacaaaaattactgtttattgtcaaattatatttttttatattatatttatatataaatgtgtatatatctattatacataaaaagttcaaaaatataaaagcacACGAACAAATtgtaaaaacatattttattttattttggagattgtcagaaaatgaaaccaaagaTAGCGAAGGACTTTGCAATCTGAATCTTCTTtatcttatttctttttatatatgaatttgttgGGCCAGTATGTGGTCGGCCCAAAAGAATACATGGTTTATTAGGCCCAAATAGTCTTTGAAATGTccagaaaattaataaaaaagcatTTCAATAAAACTCTaatttaaacattaaaaagatTACAGAAAGGAAAAGGGCTACATTTCCAACCCTGCAACATTCTATCCTCAGTCTCCAACAACATGCTGAACAAAGACCACACCACCAACccttcttataaatttaacaatttataatggacaaaaatgaaaattaatatacatcaAGTTAGTTGTCATACCAATTTATTAAACTaccaaaaatacccttcttCAAAACCTCTTCCCAACTCTCCCATTTTCCACCCATCATCACACGTCCAATCACttcaactaaatttaaatcacATCAAATCTAAAACCATATTGTTTGATACATTATATATGATATCAATTATTTAGCACTTGATATCtataacatatttaaatacataaaatttatttcataatatattataaaaaaaaagtataatttacaataataagtatatttttgttgaatgaaaCAGACAAAGaaatttagatgaaaatactttaattttagtatatgtTGTTACACCTCTTTGAGATTAAACCACTTTCTCTAGCAAATGTGATTGAACTTATTTCTAGGAAGTGCGTAAGAGGATATTCaggcaaagaaaaaagattgtaTATATTCgttaacaatttttatattttttaaatatttagatttatatatcttgaatcacatatttattcgaattatatatgtacgtaTATTTGaccttttattcttttaatttcattttactgGATACTATGTATTAACATtatgaaaatacataattaatatatattaatatttttattataatttttttaattgttcaCGCATCGCTTGTGTTTGTATCTGGATTTGGCTCTAATATAAAACTATTGATCAGTTTCGAGTTTTATGAGTTCAATTATTTGCCCttaatttacaacaaaaatatttggcaCCCCATACTCAGATTGGAGGTGAGCTACTTCTTTGGTTGCTCTCgtgggaaaaagaaaggaaattcACACTTCCCCCCTTTTGGTAAGTAACCGTTTAAGTTTCAATATTCAAAATGCAATTAATGACCACTCACcctacaaaatagaaaaagaaaagagaactgccaaatttgtcatttatgcatgttttaatttaggcaattaatttcttattttaaaggaaaattgTCACaccatatataatattaatataaccTTCCTAATAagtgcaatatatataattaataataaggtatattaattgtttaaataaggtattttaatataacttttcaagatataattcaatattgatataatcaattaattgtttaaataagGTATTTTAGGGTTAGGTGAGCAAagaatgaattcatatatatctCTAAAGATATGGAAAGTTGGAATTTTTAAGTATGAAATGTCTTcacttataaagaaaagattagAAGTAGGAATGCATTGGACCTTGActcttttcttgaattacaTGACTACATGAACACCTAcataaatagaataatataCTGATTatcaatacataaatataattataaataataataaattaaaattatactaaattttatataaagtaAGATAAATACCTACAATCTTGTGGGGATCTATTCAACCTTGACTCTCTTGACTTAAATTTAGGGCTTACTAATTCAAATGTACCATAATatgatgatttttcttgaaaataagtaaaattttgattttttttttacccaaATCAGGTCTAGTTGAACAAAATCAAGTATTTACCATGTGTTGGTtactttttttgaattgtgtATCGATTACACGATGAGTGTAttacatttgtcatataattaattcaaatccaGTTGAATAGATCGAGATTAAAATTTCCCGTCATAATTATGCGACTAAGTTAAGTTTGAAAAAGATTATTCACAAATTAATTGTGTAGtttatatagtaaatttgaaattgatcaTTGTCCAATTGTGTATATGCAACTAAGCATCTTGATTAATTggacaatataaaaaataaaaaatatttaattcatattaacCATCGAAgcacttaaaataaaaaaaatatcaataaagaCAATTAATCAAAAGAAGTGCTATTTTGGGGGagacaataaatatttaaaggtGTATCTGGATTGATATGAATATGGATCTCACtaaaggatttcaaataatttaatctgaaagaatttgaaatccattcTCATCCCAACAAAacataatctaaaataaatattgaaggatTTTTTGAAATCTGTTAAATTTAGAGTTATtcaaataagtaataaaatttattattaaaaatttgaaattcgtAAATTCAAACTCCTGTCCAAATGCAACctaagggtattttagtctatatacatattttaccAACCAAAAGTTGTTagtaattcttgaaaattttattattcaattaagtCATATTTGACTGAATCTAATCTAATTACAGAGTAAATGTAATATAGTTGTCTatgtaattgataatttttttaaaattatacagtAATCAGAGgtcaaatatattgtatttagcATATAATTGGTCATATTCAACCAAACAATTTTCCTTAATTGTccttgtaataaatattacagCTAGATTATGCAAATAAACcctcaatttttcaaaaccctGAGTTGGAAGGTTCCCCTCGTACGGACTGCTTTCATAAATAGGGCACAAGACAACACTTAGACACTTCTGTGTACCAAACAATACTTGACAGCCATGGAGAGCATTCTTCAAGATCTCCAAACATCTCCAAACATGTCCTTAGCATTGCTATTCCTTCTTCTCTTCATCACCATACTTTTGTTGAACAAGTTGGTAAAAAGAAACCCTTTCCCACCAGGGCCGAAGGGATTACCAGTGATAGGCAACATGCGGATGATCAGCCTGTTGACCCACCGCGGCCTGGCGGAGCTGGCCAAGACCTACGGCGGTTTATTCCACCTGAAAATGGGTCACGTCCACATGGTGGCTGTGTCCACGGCGGAGATGGCCCGACAGGTCCTTCAAGCCCAAGATAACGTGTTCTCCAACCGGCCCGCAACTATTGCTATCAGTTACTTAACCTACGACAGAGCTGACATGGCGTTTGCTCATTACGGGCCCTTCTGGCGCCAGATGCGAAAGGTTTGTGTCACAAAGGTTTTCAGTCGGAAACGGGCCGAATCATGGGCTTCGGCCCGAGAAGAAATCGATTCGCTGATTAAAGCTATCGATGCTAGGGTTGGATCACCGGTTAACATAGGGGAAATAGTGCTTGGATTGACTAAAAACATCACTTATCGGGCCGCGTTCGGGTCCATGTCACAAGAAGGGCAAGAGGAGTTTGTGAAGATTATGCAAGAATTCTCCAAGCTTTTTGGGGCTTTTAATGTTGCTGATTTTTTACCATGGATGAGGTGGATCAACGGCCAAGATTTCCATAAAAGGCTCGAAAAAGCTCGTGGATCATTGGATCAATTCATTGACAAGATCATCGACGATCATTTAAAGAAGAGACACAACAAGAATAGtcatgaagaagatgatgggGCGAAGGTCGAAGATGATATGGTGGATGAGCTAATGgaattttataatgaaaatgacAACAGCAAGAATGATCCCGTATCGACTAATATTAGCATTACAAGAGACAACATCAAGGCCCTCATCATGGTGAGAAAACAAATCTATATTTCATTActttcttttgatttattatttaatatttaataataataataataatggttgttttattattaatgcggggtatattttgtgttttcgaagtattatatattttttaaaatttatacaataaaagaaaatccttaacatatatatatatatgattgttgttggaaaaattatttgttaattttgtgtaatgtatcatattcaaattaaatttaggtTTTAAAGTAATTCctaattacaaatttgaacatattaaaactaataaaagtgatactttttttatagaatGTATTTGAAAGTgactaatatatatgatatatatgtatgggaATCAGATCTTTACCAAAATCTGTGTTGAAAGTAATTGGTGGTGGTTATATTTTTGGCTTATATAATTCCTCCCATAACATGTttcacattataaataatcaaattttaatattaatattttatgctttaaaaagaaattaacataCTATTTTCAAAGTGATGGATTTTAGTGCATAATTGTATATGGTATTTAATTTCGGTTGTTTGCTTGTCAGTTAATTGACATCTTTTACCAGCCACTGATGAAACCAAATTGATTATCTGCTATTTTGACtcaatttcttatatatatagaaattaacAGTATGGAGACAGTGTATCGTAATTAACACTAACTGCCTCTTGGGCCTAACTTTACACGATTCAAATTCAAACCAAGGTTTTTATAGATGGATTTGAATGAATGGAGTATTGaatagtttgatttattttttaatttttattttagacaTTCAAAAACAATTTTCATGCATTTCAAGTTaaggtttattttttaaataattcaatatccAAAACTCAATATTATGatagtattaatttgtaattattttaagtataGTGATAACTGATATACGGTAcattaaattcttaataatactttttgtttttcacatgtagtttttcattttcttcatgTACTTTTAGGACGTCATGTTTGGCGGGACCGAAACTGTGGCGTCGGCGATCGAATGGGCCATGGCGGAGCTAATGCACAGCTGGGAAGACCTAAAGAAAGTGCAACAAGAGCTCGCCGAGGTCGTCGGCTTCGACCGAAAAGTTCAGGAATCCGATCTCGAAAAACTCACCTACCTCAGATGCGTCGTCAAAGAGACGCTACGTCTACACCCCCCGATCCCGCTCCTCCTTCACGAGACGGCCGCCGACGCCGTCGTCGACGGCTACAAAATCCCGGCGAAGGCGCGGGTGATGATCAACGCGTGGGCGATTGCGCGAGAGCACGGCGCCTGGGATGAGCCCAACACGTTCATGCCCTCTAGGTTCCTGGAAAGTGGGGCGCCCGATTTCAGGGGGAGCAACTTCGAGTACATTCCATTCGGGTCGGGTCGGAGGTCCTGCCCGGGAATGCAATTGGGGCTGTATGCTTTGGAGTTGACTGTGGCCCACCTTTGCCATAGCTTTAACTGGGAGTTGCCTGATGGGATGAAGGGTGATGATCTTGATATGAATGATGTGTTTGGGCTCACTGCACCCAGAGCAGTCCAACTTGTCGCAATCCCTCAAAATCGTCTGAATTTCCCATTGTTCTAAACTCTCCCAAAGTAGATGGAAAATATGCTTTGGATGTGATGTGGTcataaatgattaatttggtatgataatattatgttaatatGAATGAATATTTCTTATAGGTATGTGCAAGAATATTCCCCTATATTTGtgtacttaattttataaaatccgtagtgtataatttttatttttatttttttaatcatacaTCAACTTTATGCAGAATTTCTCGAATTTTTAAGTGCCAACtcgaaaattttgaaattcttcttt comes from Sesamum indicum cultivar Zhongzhi No. 13 linkage group LG10, S_indicum_v1.0, whole genome shotgun sequence and encodes:
- the LOC105172922 gene encoding SH3 domain-containing protein 2-like, whose translation is MEAIRKQASRLREQVARQQQAVLRQFGAYGDTDVIMNNDAELRQHKKLEKLYISTRAAKHFQRDIVRGIEGCIVIGSKQIEIGTKMSEDSRKYGVQNTCTSGNTLSKAASNFARARAQMEKERGDLLKALGTQVTEPLRAMVMGAPLDDARHLAQRYDRMRQDAEAQAFEVARRQAKVREGNDHPDLASKLEAAEAKLQDLKSNVAVLGKEAASALAAVEDQQQRLTLQRLTAMVEAERAYHQRVLQILDQLEGEMISECQRIEAAPSPRVDNTSAPPSYEDANGVSTSPAQNGSTDNMGYFLGEVMYSYQAESDVELNLSIGDYIVVRKVSNNGWAEGECKGKAGWFPFGYIERRERVLASKVAEVF
- the LOC105172923 gene encoding cytochrome P450 84A1-like; translated protein: MESILQDLQTSPNMSLALLFLLLFITILLLNKLVKRNPFPPGPKGLPVIGNMRMISLLTHRGLAELAKTYGGLFHLKMGHVHMVAVSTAEMARQVLQAQDNVFSNRPATIAISYLTYDRADMAFAHYGPFWRQMRKVCVTKVFSRKRAESWASAREEIDSLIKAIDARVGSPVNIGEIVLGLTKNITYRAAFGSMSQEGQEEFVKIMQEFSKLFGAFNVADFLPWMRWINGQDFHKRLEKARGSLDQFIDKIIDDHLKKRHNKNSHEEDDGAKVEDDMVDELMEFYNENDNSKNDPVSTNISITRDNIKALIMDVMFGGTETVASAIEWAMAELMHSWEDLKKVQQELAEVVGFDRKVQESDLEKLTYLRCVVKETLRLHPPIPLLLHETAADAVVDGYKIPAKARVMINAWAIAREHGAWDEPNTFMPSRFLESGAPDFRGSNFEYIPFGSGRRSCPGMQLGLYALELTVAHLCHSFNWELPDGMKGDDLDMNDVFGLTAPRAVQLVAIPQNRLNFPLF